From Halobacillus sp. Marseille-Q1614, the proteins below share one genomic window:
- a CDS encoding DMT family transporter, translating to MSLSPLKVSASLYALMSITFWGVSFVSTKAVLEKMDPFSLLVVRFSIGIVFLFLIILLFKYPLRIPIKYLPHLLILGILGVFVHQVIQATALLTIHASDAGWLISFSPIFTVILSFLFLQEKLTAGKVIGITAAVSGVIMITTLGSGRTLGFTLSIGYVLMILSTLNWAVYSVLLKKLAIPMPSVVITFYMSLVGFCMTLPFFIRNKGLMQLASLEAEHWAHLLFLGIFVSAIAYWYWAKALEVMQASKVSVFLYFEPLATLISAMILLHEKFIAASLIGGCLIIAGVIIVQGKIPFIKK from the coding sequence ATGAGTTTATCTCCGTTAAAAGTAAGCGCTTCCCTTTATGCATTGATGTCGATTACCTTTTGGGGAGTTTCTTTCGTTTCCACTAAAGCCGTGTTAGAGAAAATGGATCCCTTCTCTCTTCTCGTCGTTCGATTTAGCATAGGCATTGTTTTCCTATTTTTGATAATTCTTTTATTTAAGTATCCATTAAGAATCCCAATCAAATACCTCCCTCACCTGCTGATTCTCGGCATCTTAGGTGTCTTTGTCCATCAGGTGATCCAGGCCACCGCACTTTTGACGATTCACGCCTCAGACGCCGGATGGCTGATCTCCTTTTCGCCTATATTTACTGTAATCCTGTCATTTCTTTTTCTTCAGGAGAAACTCACCGCAGGAAAAGTTATCGGGATTACAGCTGCCGTATCAGGTGTAATCATGATCACCACGTTAGGCAGTGGGAGAACGCTTGGTTTCACTTTAAGTATCGGGTATGTCCTGATGATTTTAAGCACTTTAAACTGGGCGGTGTATTCTGTTTTATTGAAAAAACTCGCCATTCCTATGCCTTCTGTCGTCATTACTTTTTATATGAGCCTCGTTGGATTCTGCATGACTCTGCCTTTTTTCATAAGGAACAAGGGGCTTATGCAGCTGGCTTCTTTAGAAGCAGAACACTGGGCTCACCTCTTGTTTTTAGGCATTTTCGTTTCAGCGATCGCCTACTGGTACTGGGCGAAAGCTTTGGAAGTTATGCAAGCTTCAAAAGTATCCGTGTTTTTGTATTTCGAACCTTTAGCCACACTGATTTCAGCAATGATTCTTTTACACGAAAAATTTATTGCTGCTTCACTGATTGGCGGCTGTTTGATTATTGCAGGAGTAATTATAGTGCAGGGAAAAATCCCTTTTATTAAAAAATAG
- a CDS encoding cysteine dioxygenase family protein, with amino-acid sequence MMLKQRVQEAFQKVNSYEREDLKSILTELDVSIHELQEYLKSPEGKPYYRQMIYEDEHVEMIVMNWAAIECAPHDHGQSVGWIQVIEGETKQTIYKAEGDSLPLPLFTEYKEKGKMFFAPRRGVHKMKRNGDDPLVTLHLYSPPIRGMKVYDLETCAACVVSSDCGAWWPNEQRQRLKEIKLKN; translated from the coding sequence ATGATGTTAAAGCAGCGTGTACAAGAAGCTTTTCAAAAGGTAAACTCTTATGAACGTGAGGATTTAAAATCGATTCTCACAGAACTCGATGTATCGATTCATGAACTGCAGGAATACTTAAAATCACCAGAAGGCAAGCCTTATTACAGGCAGATGATTTATGAAGACGAGCATGTTGAAATGATTGTAATGAACTGGGCCGCCATCGAATGTGCCCCGCATGACCACGGCCAGTCTGTCGGTTGGATTCAAGTGATAGAAGGGGAAACCAAACAAACGATTTATAAAGCCGAAGGAGACTCCCTCCCACTTCCCCTTTTTACAGAGTATAAAGAAAAAGGAAAAATGTTTTTCGCTCCGAGAAGAGGAGTACACAAAATGAAACGAAACGGAGACGATCCGCTCGTTACTCTTCATTTATACTCTCCGCCGATACGAGGAATGAAAGTCTATGATCTTGAAACATGCGCAGCTTGTGTCGTGTCCAGCGACTGTGGAGCCTGGTGGCCCAATGAACAGCGGCAGCGCCTTAAAGAAATTAAATTAAAGAATTAA
- a CDS encoding N-acetyltransferase — MVEIKELKTGEEWIEAFPVMKQLRSQHSQESYLNIVGEAQKHEGYKMFALYQGDQIASVIGFMPQTTLYYGRFIWVCDLVTDSNIRSKGYGKVLLSFVHKWAATHGYESVALSSGLQREEAHQFYEEKMDYQKVSK, encoded by the coding sequence ATGGTTGAGATTAAAGAGCTGAAAACGGGCGAAGAATGGATCGAAGCTTTTCCGGTTATGAAGCAGCTGCGCTCCCAGCATAGTCAGGAATCCTATCTAAACATTGTAGGAGAAGCGCAAAAACATGAAGGTTATAAAATGTTTGCACTCTATCAAGGTGATCAGATCGCCTCTGTCATTGGCTTTATGCCGCAGACCACTCTTTATTACGGGCGGTTTATCTGGGTATGTGATTTAGTTACCGATTCAAACATAAGGTCTAAAGGTTATGGCAAGGTGCTTTTATCTTTTGTACATAAGTGGGCCGCTACCCACGGTTATGAGTCTGTGGCTTTGTCGTCAGGTCTGCAGCGCGAAGAAGCCCATCAATTTTATGAAGAAAAAATGGATTATCAAAAAGTGAGCAAATAA
- a CDS encoding glycoside hydrolase family 3 protein: MRKTFLKAFTLMVALVLLLPGFAQASWDDPVKPGWDDEKARKGWIQSKIQHMTLEEKIGQLFMIHVYGKTPADPNYEDINMRQNRGVKNFKEAIEKYHIGGVIYFNWTDNIGTPIDFAQVNALSNGLQDIAMDQRMPIPLMIATDQEGGVVARVTEPATVFPGNMALGATRSTEYARQSSEIMGMELMSLGINMDLAPVLDVNVNAENPVIGVRSFSENPDLVAEMGAAQVEGYQNENVMATAKHFPGHGDTNVDSHYGLPIINHDLETLHEVDLKPFKEAINVGIDAIMPAHIVVPALDDSGLPATLSKPILTDLLREEMGFEGVIITDSLGMSGANVVPQDRVPVEAFKAGADILLNPPNVPLAYNSMLEAVKSGEISEKRVDESVFRILETKFKRGLFHEPGVSSDAIQNIGLEENLALADQMTEDSITLVKNDGVLPLSEGEKVFVTGPSIANPLMLADLLGEKGMEAESYSTNTSPSSSQIANAVERAEGFDKVIVTAYTANTNSAQQRLVNELREAGSKVIVASMRNPYDIMAFPDVEGNVLTYGFRGVSVEALAKVLSGEVNPTGKMPVTIPELYPYGHGLSY; the protein is encoded by the coding sequence GTGAGAAAAACATTTTTGAAAGCGTTTACTTTAATGGTGGCTTTAGTTTTGTTGCTGCCTGGTTTTGCCCAAGCCTCCTGGGATGATCCAGTCAAGCCGGGATGGGATGATGAAAAGGCGCGAAAAGGCTGGATCCAGAGTAAGATTCAGCATATGACTCTAGAAGAGAAAATCGGTCAGCTGTTTATGATCCATGTGTATGGTAAAACACCAGCTGATCCAAATTATGAAGATATTAATATGCGGCAGAACCGCGGTGTGAAGAATTTTAAAGAAGCTATTGAAAAGTACCATATTGGAGGAGTTATTTATTTTAACTGGACCGACAACATTGGTACACCAATCGACTTCGCGCAGGTGAACGCACTCTCTAATGGCCTGCAGGATATTGCGATGGATCAAAGAATGCCGATTCCATTAATGATTGCTACGGACCAGGAGGGCGGAGTCGTCGCGCGGGTGACCGAACCAGCCACAGTTTTCCCGGGAAATATGGCACTAGGAGCAACCCGTTCCACGGAGTATGCCCGCCAGTCTTCTGAAATTATGGGCATGGAATTAATGAGCTTAGGAATTAATATGGACTTAGCCCCAGTGTTAGATGTTAATGTGAACGCTGAGAATCCTGTCATCGGGGTACGTTCTTTCTCAGAAAACCCTGACCTTGTAGCAGAAATGGGAGCTGCTCAAGTCGAAGGTTATCAGAACGAGAACGTCATGGCGACAGCTAAACACTTTCCTGGGCACGGGGATACCAATGTCGATTCCCATTACGGCCTGCCTATTATTAACCATGATTTAGAAACTTTACATGAAGTAGACTTAAAGCCATTTAAAGAAGCGATTAATGTGGGAATCGATGCTATCATGCCAGCACATATCGTAGTTCCGGCATTAGACGATTCCGGTCTTCCGGCCACTTTATCTAAACCGATACTTACGGATCTGCTTCGAGAAGAAATGGGCTTTGAAGGTGTAATAATAACGGACAGCCTTGGCATGTCAGGAGCAAATGTTGTCCCACAAGACCGCGTGCCGGTAGAAGCATTCAAGGCGGGTGCTGATATTTTACTGAATCCGCCGAATGTTCCGCTTGCTTATAACTCTATGCTGGAAGCAGTAAAGAGCGGGGAGATCTCAGAAAAACGAGTTGATGAATCTGTCTTCCGTATTCTTGAAACAAAATTCAAACGTGGACTTTTCCACGAACCAGGTGTTTCTTCTGATGCCATCCAAAATATCGGACTTGAGGAGAATTTAGCGTTAGCCGATCAAATGACAGAAGACAGCATTACCCTTGTGAAAAATGATGGGGTCCTGCCGCTTTCTGAAGGTGAGAAAGTCTTTGTTACGGGACCATCTATCGCAAATCCGCTTATGCTTGCAGATTTGCTGGGAGAGAAGGGGATGGAAGCTGAATCTTACTCTACAAATACAAGCCCATCTTCCAGTCAAATTGCTAACGCGGTGGAAAGGGCAGAAGGGTTTGATAAGGTCATCGTTACTGCTTATACAGCGAATACAAATTCTGCACAGCAGCGGCTGGTGAATGAATTAAGAGAAGCGGGCAGCAAAGTTATCGTTGCATCCATGCGTAATCCATACGACATCATGGCCTTCCCTGATGTAGAAGGCAATGTGTTAACGTATGGTTTTAGGGGAGTTTCCGTAGAAGCACTGGCGAAAGTATTAAGTGGAGAAGTAAATCCAACAGGCAAGATGCCGGTTACGATTCCAGAGCTTTATCCGTACGGTCATGGTCTGTCTTATTAA
- a CDS encoding endonuclease/exonuclease/phosphatase family protein has protein sequence MDRRKVMSCFGIVVLMVLSMFGNSGSIFAEEAVGKKVDVRVMTYNIAAGIGSDRVYDTERIAQVIEESGAEVIALQEVDVHWGARSSNDDILADLAERLDMFSFFAPIYDMDPYVEGDPRRQFGVAILSKYPIVQAKNHNITRLSTQNSTPEPAPAPGFAEAVINVKGALVPFYSTHLDYRGDPTVRTMQVADMIEIFNEQEGEKVLMGDMNATPNALELAPLFESFNDAWSEVRDDAGYTYSALSPSKRIDYVFVSESVKVKNAEVVGSLASDHLPVVADLTLNRGKNGHIMERSEE, from the coding sequence TTGGACCGAAGAAAGGTAATGTCCTGTTTTGGCATTGTTGTCCTTATGGTTCTCAGTATGTTTGGAAATTCTGGCAGCATTTTCGCAGAGGAAGCAGTGGGCAAAAAGGTAGACGTAAGGGTCATGACTTACAACATCGCAGCCGGGATTGGTTCTGACAGAGTGTACGACACAGAAAGGATTGCTCAAGTTATTGAGGAGTCCGGCGCTGAAGTCATTGCTTTACAGGAAGTCGATGTTCATTGGGGAGCACGAAGCAGCAATGACGACATTCTTGCAGATTTAGCCGAGCGTTTGGACATGTTTTCATTTTTTGCCCCGATTTATGACATGGATCCTTATGTTGAAGGAGACCCAAGAAGACAGTTTGGTGTAGCGATTTTAAGTAAGTATCCAATTGTACAAGCCAAAAATCACAACATCACTAGACTTTCCACACAAAATTCCACCCCAGAACCTGCTCCAGCACCAGGATTTGCAGAAGCTGTCATTAATGTGAAGGGTGCCCTGGTTCCTTTCTATTCCACTCACCTTGATTATCGCGGAGATCCAACCGTAAGAACGATGCAAGTTGCCGACATGATTGAAATTTTTAATGAGCAAGAGGGAGAAAAAGTACTGATGGGGGATATGAACGCAACTCCTAATGCTTTAGAGTTGGCCCCATTATTTGAAAGCTTTAACGATGCCTGGAGTGAAGTCAGGGATGATGCAGGCTATACTTATTCTGCTTTATCGCCGAGCAAACGGATTGATTACGTGTTTGTCTCAGAATCAGTTAAAGTCAAGAATGCCGAAGTGGTCGGGTCTCTCGCTTCTGATCATCTTCCTGTCGTTGCTGACTTGACTCTGAACCGAGGTAAAAATGGCCATATTATGGAGAGGAGTGAAGAGTAG
- a CDS encoding DUF2254 domain-containing protein produces MKSTSYSERFWVNVRDSFWFLPAVYGTISILSVIIMTIADLYLLPILQDFIPTIVLMKQDIAKSLYSALITAILTMTTISFSTIMVVLTTYTTQFSPRTLQDFMKNRMTQHVLGVYSFSFIFALLNLLLLTEDKNRPMASPFFTVIVSIVCLAFFVLFIHHSSRYVQVNNLIGEIRTRTSKVISKVFSEKSFQSDTEWDINVLEELNNKKPQMIMAKDSGYIQQLQMNYLINWAKDEEAIVQAQFQFGDYIQKGMTLFKCWCARKMEAKEKCEDYLLIGNERVDQQDIEFSIQKLVEIAVKAISPGINDPHTAINCINRIGSSLSELGSQYRPVQYYSDKDGKLRLIMEPIPFKDYLYKSFYQIRIYGHHDISVMNGVLEALYKIALVNDDDVKYDVWKFAQYMMKAVDLEENGLDQEYYQEQVDKLAEACGKV; encoded by the coding sequence ATGAAATCGACCTCCTATTCGGAAAGATTCTGGGTAAATGTACGCGACAGTTTCTGGTTCCTGCCCGCTGTCTATGGAACCATTTCCATTCTCTCCGTGATCATTATGACAATTGCAGATCTCTATTTACTGCCGATTCTTCAGGATTTCATACCGACCATTGTCCTGATGAAACAGGATATTGCTAAATCTTTATATAGTGCTTTAATCACAGCTATCTTAACGATGACGACGATCAGCTTTTCTACGATCATGGTTGTTTTGACGACTTATACAACACAGTTCTCCCCACGTACACTTCAGGACTTTATGAAAAACAGAATGACCCAGCACGTGCTCGGTGTTTATTCGTTCAGCTTTATTTTCGCGTTACTGAACTTGCTGTTATTAACGGAAGATAAGAACCGGCCGATGGCGAGTCCCTTTTTTACAGTGATCGTTTCTATCGTCTGTTTAGCCTTCTTCGTTTTGTTTATCCATCACTCTTCCCGCTACGTTCAAGTCAATAATCTTATAGGAGAAATACGCACTAGGACTTCAAAAGTCATAAGTAAAGTTTTTAGCGAAAAAAGTTTTCAATCGGATACTGAATGGGATATAAATGTATTAGAAGAGTTAAATAACAAGAAGCCTCAGATGATTATGGCAAAAGACTCCGGCTATATTCAGCAGCTGCAGATGAACTACTTAATAAATTGGGCCAAAGACGAAGAAGCAATTGTTCAAGCCCAGTTTCAATTTGGAGATTATATTCAAAAAGGAATGACGCTGTTTAAGTGCTGGTGCGCCCGTAAGATGGAGGCAAAAGAAAAATGCGAGGATTATTTGCTGATCGGAAATGAGCGAGTCGACCAGCAGGATATTGAATTCTCTATCCAGAAGCTAGTGGAAATTGCCGTCAAAGCGATATCCCCCGGCATCAATGACCCCCACACAGCAATCAACTGTATTAACCGGATTGGATCCTCTCTTTCAGAACTTGGCAGTCAGTACCGTCCCGTCCAATATTATTCGGATAAAGACGGGAAGCTAAGGTTGATCATGGAACCTATACCATTTAAAGATTACCTATATAAAAGCTTTTATCAAATCCGCATCTACGGCCATCACGACATCTCCGTTATGAACGGTGTTCTTGAGGCGCTGTATAAAATAGCCCTTGTTAATGATGACGACGTAAAATACGATGTATGGAAATTTGCTCAGTATATGATGAAAGCTGTGGATTTGGAAGAAAACGGATTAGATCAGGAGTATTATCAAGAGCAGGTAGATAAACTGGCGGAAGCGTGTGGAAAAGTGTAA
- a CDS encoding class I SAM-dependent methyltransferase gives MKEKQTETIKRRYNRIAGVFDIMDHMIREQWRKDLLQHACGDVLEVGVGTGANLKYYPAHVQVTGIDFSPSMLRKAIEKASSLPQTLELLEMDAQELEFPNNTFDTVVSTCVFCSVPDPVQGLKEIRRVTKPDGKILMLEHMLSDNKIIGKAMDFLNPIGLHIVGANINRKTLENIEQAGMKVESQELLMSSIMRKFILSPNKKKADF, from the coding sequence ATGAAAGAAAAACAAACCGAGACGATAAAACGCAGGTATAATCGGATAGCAGGTGTTTTTGACATCATGGACCACATGATACGTGAACAATGGAGAAAAGACCTGCTTCAGCATGCTTGCGGAGACGTTCTGGAAGTAGGGGTGGGAACAGGGGCTAACCTTAAATATTACCCGGCCCATGTCCAGGTTACTGGAATAGATTTCAGTCCTTCAATGCTGAGAAAAGCTATAGAAAAAGCATCCAGTCTGCCTCAAACTCTTGAACTGCTGGAAATGGATGCCCAGGAGTTGGAATTTCCAAATAACACGTTTGATACGGTAGTATCTACTTGCGTCTTCTGTTCTGTCCCTGATCCCGTGCAAGGGTTAAAAGAAATCAGGCGGGTTACAAAGCCAGATGGAAAGATCCTTATGCTGGAACATATGCTCAGCGATAATAAAATTATCGGAAAAGCGATGGACTTTCTTAATCCTATAGGTCTTCATATTGTTGGAGCCAACATTAATCGAAAGACGTTAGAGAACATTGAACAAGCAGGCATGAAGGTTGAAAGCCAGGAGCTGTTAATGTCTTCAATTATGCGGAAATTTATTCTTTCACCAAATAAAAAGAAAGCTGATTTTTAG
- a CDS encoding rhodanese-like domain-containing protein has translation MAAKVNTKMADVERKQENVEVIDVRTDEEVEEGIIPSAIHIPLDQVEDQMNQLDKEKEYITVCGSGKRADKAADMLNDHGIKAKTMEGGMKEWDGEVR, from the coding sequence ATGGCGGCAAAGGTTAACACGAAAATGGCAGATGTAGAACGTAAACAGGAAAATGTTGAAGTGATCGATGTACGCACAGACGAGGAAGTTGAAGAAGGCATCATTCCGAGTGCTATTCATATTCCATTAGATCAAGTAGAAGATCAAATGAATCAGTTAGATAAGGAAAAAGAATATATCACTGTGTGCGGCTCTGGAAAACGCGCTGATAAAGCGGCAGATATGTTAAATGACCATGGTATTAAGGCCAAGACCATGGAAGGAGGCATGAAAGAATGGGACGGAGAAGTTAGATAA